A stretch of the Erinaceus europaeus chromosome 1, mEriEur2.1, whole genome shotgun sequence genome encodes the following:
- the TYSND1 gene encoding peroxisomal leader peptide-processing protease isoform X1: MGRQWGPAMKVAEQVGCVVSASRAGQPETGSWSCSGVILSRGPGLVLCHGGIFTPFLRAGSAVLTAAGTTFLPGDSCADDLRLQVQWGPMAAGPDVRSERGGPRLCSPQCAGAPARPRGRSLQPPRPAELLLLLSCPAFRAHFASLFGGEAADQWRFASAAPDDELSEDEEEDQLRALGWFALLRVRPNPDEAEPEEAEAEAEERRPAVAVAPLGAVPKGAPLLACGSPFGAFCPDIFLNTLSRGVLSNATGPLLLTDARCLPGTEGGGVFAARPAGALVALVVAPLCWKAREWVGLTLLCAAAPLLHLARAALGRLSPAAAAALAPLLPPEVGVPPGLPLRDPGPRYAASAVLVECGTVWGSGVALTPRLVLTCRHVAPREEARVLVHSATPKEFKREREIERERETPAAPLLKLPPRRSAQIWGYVMFATQEMSPYDIAVVRLEEDLDGVPMPVPTEQFHEGEAVSVVGFGVFGQVCGPSVTSGILSAVVQVDDTPVMLQTTCAVHGGSSGGPLFSTCSGDLLGIVASNTRDNNTGATYPHLNFSIPITVLRSALQQYSQTGELGGFRDLNHVAEPVRVVWRLQRPLADTPRSKL; this comes from the exons ATGGGGAGGCAGTGGGGGCCCGCCATGAAGGTGGCCGAGCAGGTGGGCTGCGTCGTCAGCGCCTCCCGAGCCGGCCAACCCGAGACGGGCTCGTGGAGCTGCAGCGGGGTGATCCTGAGTCGCGGCCCGGGCCTGGTGCTGTGCCACGGAGGCATCTTCACCCCTTTCCTGCGGGCCGGCAGCGCAGTGCTGACCGCGGCCGGCACCACCTTCCTGCCCGGCGACAGTTGTGCCGACGACCTGCGCCTCCAAGTTCAGTGGGGCCCCATGGCCGCGGGGCCCGACGTCCGCTCGGAGCGGGGCGGCCCGCGGCTGTGTTCGCCTCAGTGCGCCGgcgccccggcccggccccgcgGCCGCTCCCTGCAGCCCCCGCGGCCGGccgagctgctgctgctgctgagctGCCCGGCCTTCCGGGCCCACTTCGCGAGCCTCTTCGGGGGCGAGGCGGCCGACCAGTGGCGTTTCGCCAGCGCGGCGCCGGACGACGAGTTGtcggaggacgaggaggaggaccaGCTGCGAGCCCTGGGCTGGTTCGCGCTGCTGCGCGTGCGGCCGAACCCCGACGAGGCGGAGCCggaggaggcggaggcggaggcggaggagCGCAGGCCCGCCGTGGCCGTGGCGCCGCTGGGAGCTGTGCCCAAGGGCGCGCCGCTGCTGGCCTGCGGGTCCCCGTTCGGGGCCTTCTGCCCGGACATCTTCCTCAACACGCTGAGCCGCGGGGTGCTCAGCAACGCCACCGGCCCGCTGCTGCTCACCGACGCGCGCTGCCTGCCCGGCACCGAGGGCGGCGGCGTGTTCGCCGCGAGGCCGGCGGGGGCGCTGGTGGCGCTGGTGGTGGCGCCGCTGTGCTGGAAGGCGCGGGAGTGGGTGGGCCTCACGCTGCTGTGCGCCGCCGCCCCGCTGCTGCACCTCGCGCGCGCCGCGCTCGGCCGCCTgagccccgccgccgccgccgccctggCCCCCCTCCTGCCCCCCGAGGTGGGGGTCCCGCCGGGCCTCCCCCTGCGAGACCCCGGGCCCCGCTACGCAGCCTCGGCCGTGCTGGTGGAGTGCGGCACCGTGTGGGGCTCCGGAGTGGCCCTGACGCCCCGGCTCGTGCTGACCTGCCGACATGTGGCCCCCCGGGAGGAGGCCAGGGTCCTGGTGCACTCCGCCACCCCCAA agaattcaagagggaaagggagatagagagggagagagagactcctgcggcaccactcctgaagcttcctccccgcaG GAGTGCCCAGATCTGGGGATATGTGATGTTTGCCACCCAGGAGATGTCTCCCTATGACATAGCTGTGGTGAGGCTAGAGGAAGACCTGGATGGGGTCCCTATGCCTGTGCCCACTGAGCAGTTCCATGAAG GTGAGGCTGTCAGTGTGGTGGGCTTCGGTGTCTTTGGCCAGGTGTGCGGACCCTCAGTCACCTCAGGCATTCTGTCGGCTGTGGTGCAGGTGGATGACACACCAGTGATGCTGCAGACCACGTGTGCTGTGCACGGAGGCTCCAGTGGGGGACCCCTCTTTTCCACCTGCTCAGGGGATCTCCTGG GTATCGTCGCCAGCAACACCCGGGATAACAATACAGGGGCCACCTATCCGCACCTGAACTTCAGCATTCCCATCACTGTGCTCCGGTCTGCCCTGCAGCAGTACAGCCAGACAGGGGAGCTGGGTGGCTTCCGAGATCTGAACCACGTTGCTGAACCCGTGAGGGTGGTATGGCGGCTGCAGCGGCCCCTGGCTGACACCCCGAGAAGCAAGCTCTGA
- the TYSND1 gene encoding peroxisomal leader peptide-processing protease isoform X2: MGRQWGPAMKVAEQVGCVVSASRAGQPETGSWSCSGVILSRGPGLVLCHGGIFTPFLRAGSAVLTAAGTTFLPGDSCADDLRLQVQWGPMAAGPDVRSERGGPRLCSPQCAGAPARPRGRSLQPPRPAELLLLLSCPAFRAHFASLFGGEAADQWRFASAAPDDELSEDEEEDQLRALGWFALLRVRPNPDEAEPEEAEAEAEERRPAVAVAPLGAVPKGAPLLACGSPFGAFCPDIFLNTLSRGVLSNATGPLLLTDARCLPGTEGGGVFAARPAGALVALVVAPLCWKAREWVGLTLLCAAAPLLHLARAALGRLSPAAAAALAPLLPPEVGVPPGLPLRDPGPRYAASAVLVECGTVWGSGVALTPRLVLTCRHVAPREEARVLVHSATPKSAQIWGYVMFATQEMSPYDIAVVRLEEDLDGVPMPVPTEQFHEGEAVSVVGFGVFGQVCGPSVTSGILSAVVQVDDTPVMLQTTCAVHGGSSGGPLFSTCSGDLLGIVASNTRDNNTGATYPHLNFSIPITVLRSALQQYSQTGELGGFRDLNHVAEPVRVVWRLQRPLADTPRSKL, encoded by the exons ATGGGGAGGCAGTGGGGGCCCGCCATGAAGGTGGCCGAGCAGGTGGGCTGCGTCGTCAGCGCCTCCCGAGCCGGCCAACCCGAGACGGGCTCGTGGAGCTGCAGCGGGGTGATCCTGAGTCGCGGCCCGGGCCTGGTGCTGTGCCACGGAGGCATCTTCACCCCTTTCCTGCGGGCCGGCAGCGCAGTGCTGACCGCGGCCGGCACCACCTTCCTGCCCGGCGACAGTTGTGCCGACGACCTGCGCCTCCAAGTTCAGTGGGGCCCCATGGCCGCGGGGCCCGACGTCCGCTCGGAGCGGGGCGGCCCGCGGCTGTGTTCGCCTCAGTGCGCCGgcgccccggcccggccccgcgGCCGCTCCCTGCAGCCCCCGCGGCCGGccgagctgctgctgctgctgagctGCCCGGCCTTCCGGGCCCACTTCGCGAGCCTCTTCGGGGGCGAGGCGGCCGACCAGTGGCGTTTCGCCAGCGCGGCGCCGGACGACGAGTTGtcggaggacgaggaggaggaccaGCTGCGAGCCCTGGGCTGGTTCGCGCTGCTGCGCGTGCGGCCGAACCCCGACGAGGCGGAGCCggaggaggcggaggcggaggcggaggagCGCAGGCCCGCCGTGGCCGTGGCGCCGCTGGGAGCTGTGCCCAAGGGCGCGCCGCTGCTGGCCTGCGGGTCCCCGTTCGGGGCCTTCTGCCCGGACATCTTCCTCAACACGCTGAGCCGCGGGGTGCTCAGCAACGCCACCGGCCCGCTGCTGCTCACCGACGCGCGCTGCCTGCCCGGCACCGAGGGCGGCGGCGTGTTCGCCGCGAGGCCGGCGGGGGCGCTGGTGGCGCTGGTGGTGGCGCCGCTGTGCTGGAAGGCGCGGGAGTGGGTGGGCCTCACGCTGCTGTGCGCCGCCGCCCCGCTGCTGCACCTCGCGCGCGCCGCGCTCGGCCGCCTgagccccgccgccgccgccgccctggCCCCCCTCCTGCCCCCCGAGGTGGGGGTCCCGCCGGGCCTCCCCCTGCGAGACCCCGGGCCCCGCTACGCAGCCTCGGCCGTGCTGGTGGAGTGCGGCACCGTGTGGGGCTCCGGAGTGGCCCTGACGCCCCGGCTCGTGCTGACCTGCCGACATGTGGCCCCCCGGGAGGAGGCCAGGGTCCTGGTGCACTCCGCCACCCCCAA GAGTGCCCAGATCTGGGGATATGTGATGTTTGCCACCCAGGAGATGTCTCCCTATGACATAGCTGTGGTGAGGCTAGAGGAAGACCTGGATGGGGTCCCTATGCCTGTGCCCACTGAGCAGTTCCATGAAG GTGAGGCTGTCAGTGTGGTGGGCTTCGGTGTCTTTGGCCAGGTGTGCGGACCCTCAGTCACCTCAGGCATTCTGTCGGCTGTGGTGCAGGTGGATGACACACCAGTGATGCTGCAGACCACGTGTGCTGTGCACGGAGGCTCCAGTGGGGGACCCCTCTTTTCCACCTGCTCAGGGGATCTCCTGG GTATCGTCGCCAGCAACACCCGGGATAACAATACAGGGGCCACCTATCCGCACCTGAACTTCAGCATTCCCATCACTGTGCTCCGGTCTGCCCTGCAGCAGTACAGCCAGACAGGGGAGCTGGGTGGCTTCCGAGATCTGAACCACGTTGCTGAACCCGTGAGGGTGGTATGGCGGCTGCAGCGGCCCCTGGCTGACACCCCGAGAAGCAAGCTCTGA